In a single window of the Bacillus clarus genome:
- a CDS encoding S9 family peptidase: MIQFPTADAEQFFRSYSIGKFTVSEDEERLLFSTNLNGKSNLWAMDVPNLYPYPLTYCNQTSNFIKIDPLNRFILAGFDKDGDENYHIYALKPEGGELLELIPAGEKDKDYYVHLTEDGERLYYVTSKDNSKFFNSRCYNLRTKEDKLIFTGIETPTSLMQVSPNESSFVILKSYGNTYDVGYVKKDEELICITPSSEKEHTVTSIHYINEDTLIFITNYEEEFAYVASFDISNREFKPICKIENEDVSIIKWYPETKNCYIVTAKGVEDRLYKLVWTTKELIQLFTPVDTIKQIEIGKSGTLYLLGESATKTANIYYKKGTNEEWEALTKNYVIGLAEESFVEPDVVTYFSFDGLNIEALLFRAKEEVKNGYTIFWPHGGPQWAEVKGFRVLFQYLLRQGYNIFAPNFRGSTRYGSTFTKMIEGDWGKAPRLDCVAGMEWLFEQGISNAEKLFVMGGSYGGYMTLLLFGRHSEYFRAAIDIFGPSNLFSFIDSMPEEWKPIAVSFIGDVEKDKERLMKDSPITYLDQMNKPILIIQGANDPRVVKTESDQIFQALQKKGVDAEYIVLEDEGHGFSKKENEIYVYRCIAEFLEKHK; encoded by the coding sequence ATGATTCAATTTCCTACGGCAGACGCTGAACAGTTTTTTAGATCGTACAGTATTGGCAAGTTTACGGTAAGTGAAGATGAAGAACGATTGCTCTTTAGTACAAATTTGAATGGTAAATCTAATTTATGGGCGATGGATGTACCAAATCTATATCCGTATCCGTTAACGTACTGTAATCAAACAAGTAATTTTATTAAGATAGATCCTTTAAATCGATTTATTTTAGCTGGATTTGATAAAGATGGTGATGAAAATTATCATATTTATGCATTGAAACCAGAGGGTGGAGAATTACTTGAACTAATTCCAGCAGGAGAGAAAGATAAGGATTATTATGTGCATTTAACAGAGGATGGGGAACGACTATATTATGTTACAAGTAAAGATAATTCTAAATTCTTTAATTCCCGTTGTTATAATTTACGTACGAAAGAAGATAAACTTATTTTCACTGGGATAGAAACACCGACTTCATTAATGCAAGTCAGCCCAAATGAATCAAGTTTTGTTATTTTAAAGTCATATGGAAATACATATGATGTAGGATATGTGAAAAAGGATGAGGAACTCATCTGTATTACACCTTCTAGTGAAAAGGAGCATACTGTAACGTCTATACACTATATAAATGAAGATACATTAATTTTTATTACGAATTATGAAGAAGAGTTCGCTTATGTGGCGTCTTTTGATATAAGTAATCGAGAATTCAAACCAATTTGTAAAATAGAAAATGAGGATGTATCAATTATAAAATGGTATCCAGAAACGAAAAATTGTTATATCGTTACAGCAAAAGGAGTTGAAGATCGACTATATAAATTGGTATGGACTACAAAAGAATTAATTCAATTATTCACTCCTGTGGATACGATAAAACAAATAGAAATTGGTAAATCTGGAACCTTATATTTGTTAGGTGAAAGTGCAACGAAAACGGCGAATATTTATTATAAAAAAGGTACAAATGAAGAGTGGGAGGCATTGACGAAAAACTATGTTATTGGTTTAGCGGAGGAATCTTTTGTTGAACCAGATGTCGTAACGTACTTTTCATTTGATGGATTAAATATAGAAGCATTATTATTCCGAGCGAAAGAAGAAGTAAAAAACGGATATACAATATTTTGGCCTCATGGTGGCCCGCAGTGGGCTGAAGTTAAAGGATTTAGAGTATTATTTCAGTATTTATTGAGACAAGGGTATAACATTTTTGCGCCGAATTTTAGGGGAAGCACAAGATATGGTTCAACATTTACAAAAATGATTGAAGGAGATTGGGGAAAAGCACCTCGTCTTGATTGTGTAGCAGGAATGGAATGGCTATTTGAACAAGGTATTTCAAATGCTGAGAAATTATTTGTTATGGGCGGAAGTTATGGGGGGTATATGACATTATTACTTTTTGGACGCCATTCAGAATACTTCCGCGCAGCTATTGATATTTTTGGACCTAGTAATTTGTTTAGCTTTATCGATTCTATGCCTGAAGAATGGAAACCGATTGCTGTTAGCTTTATAGGTGATGTAGAGAAGGATAAAGAGAGGCTTATGAAAGATTCTCCTATTACATATTTAGATCAAATGAACAAGCCAATTCTTATTATCCAAGGTGCAAATGACCCACGGGTTGTGAAAACAGAATCAGATCAAATATTTCAAGCCTTACAGAAAAAAGGTGTGGATGCTGAATATATTGTACTTGAAGATGAGGGACATGGATTTTCGAAGAAAGAAAATGAAATATATGTGTATCGTTGTATCGCAGAATTTTTGGAAAAGCATAAGTGA
- a CDS encoding DUF1836 domain-containing protein: MENINKLIETLHLEKNITLEDIPNVDLYVDQVVQLFENNFGDTTRTADEKVLTKTMINNYAKGKLFIPIKNKKYSKEHMILISLIYQLKGALSINDIKSSLENINEKLLTADAFELNTLYKNYLSLTESNVETFKKDVDNRVAEVKATSSLEDQEMEKFLLLTSFVSMSNMYRRLAEKLVDDLKES, from the coding sequence ATGGAAAATATAAATAAGCTAATTGAAACATTACATTTAGAAAAAAATATTACACTTGAGGATATTCCAAATGTAGATTTATACGTGGATCAAGTTGTACAACTGTTTGAAAATAACTTTGGTGATACAACGAGGACAGCTGATGAAAAAGTATTGACCAAAACAATGATTAATAATTACGCAAAGGGAAAATTGTTCATTCCAATCAAAAATAAAAAATACTCAAAAGAGCATATGATTTTAATCAGTTTGATCTACCAATTAAAAGGTGCTCTCTCCATTAACGATATTAAGAGCTCTTTAGAGAACATTAATGAAAAACTATTAACAGCCGATGCATTTGAATTAAATACTCTTTATAAAAACTATCTTTCCCTCACAGAATCAAATGTTGAAACCTTTAAAAAAGACGTAGATAACCGTGTTGCTGAAGTAAAAGCAACTTCTTCACTTGAAGATCAAGAGATGGAAAAATTCTTATTACTAACTTCCTTTGTCTCAATGAGCAATATGTACAGACGTTTAGCTGAAAAATTAGTTGATGATTTAAAGGAATCTTAA
- a CDS encoding DEAD/DEAH box helicase — protein MSKKSFADYTLSKEIVRALTSLGYEQPTEVQGNVIPVALEKKDLVVKSQTGSGKTASFGIPLCEVVEWEENKPQALVLTPTRELAVQVKEDITNIGRFKRIKAAAVYGKSPFARQKLELKQKTHIVVGTPGRVLDHIEKGTLSLERLKYLVIDEADEMLNMGFIDQVEAIIDELPTNRITMLFSATLPEDVERLSHTYMKEPIYIEIKASGITTDKIEHILFEIREEEKLSLIKDVTIVENPDSCIIFCRTQENVDHVFRQLKRANYPCDKIHGGMVQEDRFAVMDDFRKGKFRYLVATDVAARGIDIENITHVINYDIPLEKESYVHRIGRTGRAGNSGKAITFVTPYEDRFLEEIEEYIGFEILKVDAPSKEVVTKHKAIFEEKIHAKPMIKKDKNAGLNKGIMKLYFNGGKKKKIRAVDFVGTIAKISGVTAEDIGIITIQDNVSYVEILNGKGPLVLKVMKNTTIKGKQLKVHEAIK, from the coding sequence ATGAGTAAAAAAAGTTTTGCCGATTACACATTAAGTAAGGAAATTGTAAGAGCACTTACTAGTTTAGGATATGAGCAACCGACAGAGGTACAAGGAAACGTTATTCCAGTTGCATTAGAAAAGAAAGATCTTGTTGTGAAATCACAGACAGGAAGTGGAAAAACAGCTTCTTTTGGTATACCACTTTGCGAAGTGGTTGAGTGGGAAGAGAATAAGCCACAGGCGTTAGTTTTGACACCAACTAGGGAACTGGCTGTGCAAGTAAAAGAAGATATTACGAATATTGGTCGATTTAAGAGAATTAAGGCCGCGGCGGTTTATGGAAAGTCACCATTTGCTCGTCAAAAATTAGAGTTAAAGCAAAAAACACATATTGTAGTTGGTACCCCTGGACGTGTATTAGATCATATTGAAAAAGGTACTTTGTCTTTAGAGCGTTTGAAGTATTTAGTAATTGATGAGGCAGATGAAATGCTAAATATGGGTTTTATCGATCAAGTAGAAGCGATCATTGACGAATTACCTACGAACAGAATCACGATGCTATTTTCAGCAACATTGCCAGAAGATGTTGAGAGATTGTCTCATACATATATGAAAGAGCCAATTTATATCGAAATTAAGGCATCTGGGATTACGACGGATAAAATTGAACATATTCTTTTTGAAATAAGGGAAGAAGAGAAGCTTTCCCTTATTAAAGATGTAACAATCGTTGAAAATCCAGATAGCTGTATTATTTTTTGCCGTACACAAGAGAATGTAGATCACGTCTTTAGACAGTTAAAACGTGCTAACTACCCTTGTGATAAAATACATGGCGGAATGGTACAAGAAGATCGTTTTGCAGTTATGGATGACTTTAGAAAAGGGAAATTTCGTTACTTAGTAGCGACAGATGTAGCTGCACGAGGAATTGACATCGAAAATATTACACATGTCATCAATTATGATATTCCGTTAGAAAAAGAAAGTTATGTACATCGAATAGGAAGAACAGGACGTGCTGGTAATAGCGGAAAAGCTATTACATTTGTAACACCTTATGAAGATAGATTTTTGGAAGAGATTGAAGAATATATTGGCTTTGAAATTTTAAAGGTTGATGCACCTTCAAAAGAAGTGGTTACAAAACATAAAGCAATATTTGAAGAAAAAATACATGCTAAGCCGATGATAAAGAAAGATAAAAATGCGGGCTTAAATAAAGGAATTATGAAGCTGTATTTTAATGGTGGTAAGAAAAAGAAAATTCGAGCAGTAGATTTCGTTGGTACAATTGCTAAAATTTCAGGTGTTACAGCTGAAGATATAGGAATTATTACGATACAAGATAATGTTTCTTATGTGGAAATACTAAATGGAAAAGGGCCACTTGTTTTAAAAGTAATGAAAAATACAACGATAAAAGGTAAACAATTAAAGGTTCATGAAGCGATTAAGTAA
- the trhA gene encoding PAQR family membrane homeostasis protein TrhA, protein MNAYVREPVNAFTHLGGAVLSFIALLAMLVKVSIKMPSFVTITAVILFGVGMMILYTASAVYHSVIASERVIYFFRKLDHSMIFILIAGTYAPFCLITLQSANGLLLFWLVYATAICGIVFKMFWFNCPRWLSTAIYLMMGWLIVLFFAPLAANLSTGGILFLVLGGIFYTIGGFIYGAKPKWLEFKHMGHHEIFHIFVLLGSLAHFLSIYCYVI, encoded by the coding sequence GTGAATGCTTATGTAAGAGAACCAGTTAATGCTTTTACCCATTTGGGCGGGGCTGTATTGTCATTTATTGCGCTACTAGCTATGCTTGTGAAAGTTTCTATAAAGATGCCGTCTTTTGTTACTATTACAGCGGTTATTTTATTTGGAGTTGGAATGATGATTCTTTATACAGCATCAGCTGTATACCATAGTGTTATAGCGAGTGAACGTGTCATTTATTTCTTTCGAAAACTTGACCATTCCATGATTTTCATATTAATTGCAGGTACATATGCACCCTTTTGCTTAATTACATTACAATCTGCAAATGGTTTACTATTGTTTTGGTTAGTTTATGCAACTGCTATTTGCGGCATTGTTTTTAAAATGTTTTGGTTCAATTGTCCGAGATGGTTATCAACAGCAATTTATCTTATGATGGGTTGGTTAATTGTTTTATTTTTTGCACCATTAGCTGCAAACTTAAGTACAGGAGGAATTTTATTTTTAGTACTGGGTGGTATCTTTTATACGATTGGCGGCTTTATTTACGGTGCAAAGCCAAAATGGTTAGAGTTTAAGCATATGGGGCATCATGAGATTTTTCATATTTTTGTATTACTAGGTAGTTTGGCTCATTTTTTAAGTATATATTGTTATGTAATTTAA
- the galE gene encoding UDP-glucose 4-epimerase GalE — translation MAILVTGGAGYIGSHTCVELLNNGYEVVVVDNFSNSSVESLNRVKEITGKQFTFYKEDVLNREALDTIFEENTIEAVIHFAGFKAVGESVEIPLTYYHNNITSTLVLCEVMQKHNVKKMIFSSSATVYGIPETSPITEEFPLSATNPYGQTKLMIEQIMRDVAVADADWSIALLRYFNPFGAHESGRIGEDPNGIPNNLMPYVTQVAVGKLKELSVFGNDYPTKDGTGVRDYIHVVDLAKGHVKALEKVLDTTGIDAYNLGTGTGYSVLEMVEVFEKVSGKKVPYKITERRPGDVAVCFADVSKAKRELDWEAKRGLEEMCADSWRWQSNNKNGYQEA, via the coding sequence ATGGCAATACTTGTAACAGGTGGAGCAGGATATATTGGTAGTCATACATGCGTAGAATTACTAAATAATGGTTATGAAGTTGTAGTTGTTGATAATTTTTCTAATAGCTCAGTAGAGTCTTTAAATCGAGTAAAAGAAATAACAGGGAAACAATTTACATTTTATAAAGAAGATGTTTTAAATCGTGAAGCACTGGATACGATTTTTGAAGAAAATACAATTGAGGCAGTAATCCATTTTGCAGGTTTTAAGGCGGTTGGGGAATCAGTAGAGATTCCGCTTACGTATTACCATAACAACATAACAAGTACATTAGTACTATGTGAAGTGATGCAGAAGCATAATGTGAAGAAAATGATCTTCAGTTCGTCTGCAACGGTATATGGTATCCCTGAAACATCACCAATTACAGAAGAATTTCCGCTAAGTGCGACAAACCCATATGGCCAAACAAAATTAATGATTGAACAAATTATGCGTGATGTAGCAGTAGCTGATGCAGATTGGAGCATTGCATTACTTCGTTATTTCAACCCGTTCGGTGCGCATGAAAGTGGACGCATCGGGGAAGATCCAAATGGAATTCCAAATAATTTAATGCCATATGTAACGCAAGTAGCAGTTGGCAAGTTAAAGGAATTAAGCGTATTTGGAAATGACTATCCAACAAAAGATGGAACAGGCGTCCGTGATTACATTCATGTTGTAGATTTAGCAAAGGGTCACGTAAAAGCGCTTGAAAAAGTACTTGATACAACTGGAATAGATGCATATAACCTTGGTACAGGTACTGGCTATAGTGTGTTAGAAATGGTTGAAGTATTTGAAAAAGTTTCAGGTAAGAAAGTGCCTTATAAAATTACGGAGCGTCGTCCTGGTGATGTAGCGGTATGTTTTGCAGATGTATCTAAAGCAAAGCGTGAATTAGATTGGGAAGCAAAACGTGGATTAGAAGAAATGTGTGCAGATTCTTGGAGATGGCAGTCAAATAATAAAAACGGCTATCAAGAAGCTTAA